The Zingiber officinale cultivar Zhangliang chromosome 9A, Zo_v1.1, whole genome shotgun sequence genome window below encodes:
- the LOC122020116 gene encoding DELLA protein SLR1-like, whose product MEPMKLQRERQGNLRGGRGWYGAAAEMESEKKKAAMAEDSDVDELLAALGYKVRSSNMADIAQKLEQAEMAMGSSVVANDDDLFFQLAADTVHYNPSDISTWVDNILSELNGPPPPPPVSSPPPNAPAPLDPQKRHPEALPSDAAQSSITTVELPLPTRRPAQVYDLEPLPAVNVARARGRFAYSSDPQMDVVDPSPRDSKRIKFCSSPPSSSSSTTDAATSTASNLPAVVVDTQEAGICLVHALLACAEAVEQGNLQAADALVKQITVLAASQGGAMRKVAAYFAEALARRIYRPPPLGGVVGCPSFDSVAFDDMLHAHFYESCPYLKFAHFTANQAILEAFAGFRRVHVVDFGMRQGLQWPALLQALALRPGGPPSFRLTGIGPPQPDNSDALQEVGWKLAQFAETIRVDFRYRGFVASSLADLEPSMLLGKNSDDCGGAEKEEPEVVAVNSVLELHRLLARPGALEKVLGTIRAVRPRILTVVEQEANHNGGTFHERFTEALRYYSTVFDSLEGGGKSGGERDQVMSELYLGRQICNVVACEGAERRERHEAVEQWRERLTGAGFESVPIGSNAFKQASMLLALFAGGDGYRVEEKDGSLTLGWHTRPLIAASAWRVAAADPPSLDDHFQDAFRVSRPSCIARPQASFGVGSAGNRVR is encoded by the coding sequence ATGGAACCAATGAAACTCCAACGGGAGCGCCAAGGCAATCTCCGCGGCGGAAGGGGATGGTACGGAGCGGCGGCGGAGATGGAGTCCGAGAAGAAGAAGGCGGCGATGGCGGAGGACAGCGACGTGGACGAGCTCCTGGCGGCGTTAGGTTACAAAGTCCGATCGTCGAACATGGCCGACATCGCGCAGAAGCTGGAGCAGGCGGAGATGGCTATGGGAAGCAGCGTCGTCGCCAACGATGATGACCTTTTTTTCCAACTTGCGGCCGATACCGTCCACTACAACCCCTCGGACATTTCCACCTGGGTCGATAACATCCTCTCGGAGCTCAAcgggcctcctcctcctcctcctgtcTCGTCGCCGCCTCCCAACGCCCCTGCTCCGCTCGATCCGCAGAAACGCCATCCCGAGGCTCTCCCCTCCGATGCGGCGCAATCCTCCATCACAACCGTCGAACTTCCCCTGCCTACCCGCCGCCCGGCTCAAGTCTACGACCTCGAGCCACTCCCAGCTGTCAACGTCGCGCGTGCTCGAGGACGATTCGCCTACAGTTCGGATCCCCAGATGGACGTCGTCGATCCGTCGCCGAGAGATTCGAAGAGGATCAAGTTCTGCAGTTCGCCCCCTTCGTCGTCGTCCTCGACCACCGACGCGGCGACTTCAACCGCGTCCAATCTGCCAGCGGTGGTAGTCGACACGCAGGAGGCTGGGATCTGCCTCGTACACGCGCTGTTGGCCTGCGCAGAGGCGGTGGAACAGGGAAACCTCCAGGCAGCGGACGCCCTGGTGAAGCAAATCACGGTGCTGGCCGCTTCCCAGGGCGGCGCGATGCGCAAGGTCGCCGCTTATTTCGCGGAGGCCCTCGCCCGCCGCATATACAGGCCGCCTCCCCTGGGTGGGGTTGTCGGATGCCCCTCTTTCGATTCCGTTGCGTTCGATGACATGCTGCACGCGCACTTCTACGAGAGCTGCCCCTACCTCAAGTTCGCGCACTTCACCGCCAACCAGGCAATCCTCGAGGCCTTCGCCGGCTTCCGCCGGGTGCATGTCGTCGATTTCGGGATGCGTCAGGGCCTGCAGTGGCCCGCCCTTCTACAGGCACTTGCTCTTCGCCCCGGCGGACCGCCTTCGTTCCGCCTCACCGGGATCGGGCCGCCGCAGCCCGACAACTCAGACGCTCTGCAAGAGGTAGGATGGAAACTTGCGCAGTTCGCCGAAACTATCCGTGTGGACTTCCGCTACCGCGGTTTCGTGGCCTCTAGCCTCGCGGATCTGGAGCCTTCTATGTTACTCGGCAAAAACTCCGACGACTGCGGCGGAGCCGAGAAGGAGGAGCCAGAGGTAGTGGCGGTGAACTCGGTGCTCGAACTACATCGGCTGCTGGCGCGGCCGGGAGCACTGGAGAAGGTGCTGGGGACGATTAGGGCGGTTCGGCCTCGCATCTTGACAGTGGTGGAGCAGGAAGCGAACCACAACGGCGGGACGTTTCACGAGCGGTTCACGGAGGCGCTCCGCTACTACTCCACCGTGTTCGACTCTCTGGAGGGCGGGGGGAAGAGTGGCGGCGAGCGGGACCAGGTGATGTCAGAACTTTATCTCGGCCGGCAGATCTGTAACGTGGTGGCGTGCGAAGGTGCGGAGCGGAGGGAGCGGCACGAGGCGGTGGAGCAGTGGCGGGAGAGATTGACGGGGGCCGGCTTCGAGTCCGTTCCCATCGGCTCCAACGCTTTCAAGCAGGCTAGCATGCTCCTCGCCCTCTTCGCCGGCGGAGACGGCTACCGGGTGGAAGAGAAGGACGGCTCCCTCACCCTCGGCTGGCACACCCGCCCGCTGATCGCCGCCTCTGCCTGGCGCGTCGCCGCCGCCGATCCTCCTTCGCTCGATGATCATTTCCAAGATGCCTTCCGTGTCAGCCGTCCGAGTTGCATCGCACGGCCCCAAGCATCGTTCGGCGTGGGGTCCGCAGGGAATCGGGTACGGTAA